The genomic stretch TTTTGGCAACTACACCAAGCTGGTCTACCAGTCGCAGCTCAGCGATCCGGCGCTGCTGGCAAAGGCGCAAGACTGCGCTACCCGCATGGGGCTGGCGTTTGAACACCGGCACACAGGCTATGGCGAGCTGCAAGACGCAGTACTGAACTGGGGCACGGCCAAAACCTGAGGGAAGGGATTTCCCCCGCCCTCAGGCTCGGGTCCAGGTAGGTTAAGGATCAGGCTGAGGCTTTGACCTCCAAGTTTTGTAGCGCCTCTGCTTCAAACGCCTCCATCGCGGTGCTGTCCTGCGCCGCTGCCACCCGGGCCACCCAGGCTTTCACCACAGCACTGTCGGGCATCAAATGCGGCGCCCAAAGAAAGGCTGAGGCCATGATGAGATCGGCCACAGTCAGGTCATCGCCCAGCAGAAACGGGCCGTCCCGCAACCCCGTTTCCAGCTGTGCCCCGACCTCGGTCAGGGTGCGAAATGTCCCCACCAGCGCCGGGTGGTTCACTTCAGCAAACTGCGCCACCAGCGCAGGCTCCAGCACTCCGCCATAGTAACATATCCAGCTCAGGTAGCTGCCCCGCCCCGGAGCGCCGATCTTGGGGCTCAAGGGTTGGCCAAACAGCTCATCCAGATACATCATGATGGCGCCACTCTCGCGAATGGTCTCGCCCTCATCGGTGATCAGATACGGCACCTTGCCTTCGGGGTGGGCATTCATCGGGTCCCGCCGTCCCGTACCATCATTTTTGACAACATCGACGCAGATAACCTCCACCGCGTCGAGCTTTCCCATCAGCATAAGCTGGGAGATGACACGGGAAGAGCGGGTGTTGGGAGAATGATATAGCTTTGGCATCAGAAAAGAACCTTTCAGGTTTTGGTTGTCGATGCGGGCTATATGGCGCTATCCTCCTGCCAAATTCTGTCAGGAGCGATTGCTTAGCTTACCCCATGGCCAAATCTGATCGTCTGTTTCGTCTGCTGCATCTTATCCGAGGGCTCACGCCGCCGGTGACCGCCGCCCGGCTGGCTGCCGCGATGGAGGTCTCAGAGCGCACTATCTACCGCGACATCGACAGCCTGCGCGCCGCTGGTGCCAGGATCGAGGGAGAGGCCGGCCTGGGCTACACCATGGTCGAGGACCCCGCCCTGCCGCCGCAGACCTTTACCCAGATCGAAATCGAAGCCCTGACGCTGGGCTTGGCGGAGGTTGGGCAGCGGGGTGACAGCGATCTGGCGCAGGCTGCCAGTGATGCGCTGGTGAAAATTCTGGCGACCCTGCCCGAACGGCAGCAGCGCCAGGCCATGCATGCGGTCAATCTGGCGCATCGCTTTACGGCGCCGCAAACCCCCACCATCGACATGACGCTGCTGCGTGAAGCCATGTGGGCCGAAGAGGCGCTGGAAATTGGTTACCGGGACCTAAAAGACGCCCAGACCCGACGGCGCATCTATCCGCTTGCCCTGTCCTACCATGACCATGCGGTGATGTTGCTGGCCTGGTGCTGCAAACGCGCGGATTTTCGTATGTTTCATGTCACCCGCATTGATGGCTATGCAAAAACCGGCGAAAGCTTTCGCCCCCGTCGGGTATCGCTGCTGCGAGACTACATTGCGCAGCTGCAAGCGCGCGGCAAAACCAGGCAGGCGCTCACTTGCGATCCAGACAAGACCCCGCCGCGTTAAAGCTGTGCCGCCGCCGTGTCGCGAATGCGCTCGATCATTGCCCGCACCCCATTAGAGCGCTGCGCCGACAGATGTTCGTTCAGACCCAAACGCTCCAGTTCGGCCCGGGCATCCACCGCCACGACCTCAGCCAGCGTAAGCCCGTTGTAGAGGCTGCGCAGCACCGCAATCAAACCGCGTACAATCAGCGCATCGCTTTCGCCGTCAAAATGAAACCGCCCGTCACTGATTGTTGGATGCAGCCAAACCTGACTGGCACAGCCGTCGACCTTGGTGGCAGGCACCTTCAGTGCCTCTTCCAAAGGCTCCATTGCCTTGCCCTGTTCGATCACATGGCGATAGCGATCTTCCCAGTCTTCCAGGAATTCAAAATCTTCGACAATCTCTTCAAATGCGGCGCTGGCCATGTCCGGGCGTCCCCTCGTTTGTGACGGAAATCAGCAATGCAGCACCTAAGCCGCCTGTCCATGCTTTTCAACAGCTTTTCAAGCGCCGCGCAATCGGGTAACCACAATCAACCAGACTTAAAAGACGGGCGGGACGACATGCGTAAATCCTTGGCACTCATCTTGGCGGGCACGCTGATACTTTCGGGCTGTGGCGGCTGGCGTGAGTCACGTATTAATCCAGGAAACTGGTTCGGCAAATCACGGTCCGCACCCGTTGCTGTGGCCACCGAAAGCGAACCCACAAATCCCCTGCTTGCCGAGGAAGGGCGCAAGAGCATCTTTGCCCGTGCTGAAAAAGAAGACCTGAGTGTCCCCGTGGCCAAAATCAGCGCGCTGCGGGTGGAGCCAACCCCCACCGGCGCAATCATCTATGCCAGTGGCATTGCCTCGCGTCAGGGCGCCCATGAGGTAGAGTTGCGGCAAGTTTCCACTGCTGCAGAGAACACCCTGGAATACACCATGCACGTTTTATATCCGGTGTCTGCAACCCCGGCAGGAAGCGAGCACAGTCGCACCATTCAGGCGGCAGTGACCCTTTCAGAACAAGACCTGCGTGGTATTCGCACAATCCGGGTCAGTGGCGCCGAAAACGCCCGCGAAACCCGCCGCCGCTAAAGCCGCCAAGGTCGCTTAGCACAAGCGGCTGGTTAGAAAAGCACCATATTAAAAAGCCCGGAGTGACAACACTCCGGGCTTTGTTATTTCCATTTGCAGTTTACCAGTGCCAGGTTTCCGTCAACTGGCGGAAACAGCCAGCTGCAGGGCCATTCAGCAAGAAAGCCTACCAGCAGCCTCTGCGGTCAGCCCCTCGCAGGCGCCCAGAGACTACAGCGCCACCACTTTTACCGATTGCCCCTTGGCAGCCAGGGCTATTTCGCCATTGCACAGGCGCAGGGCATCCTCGCCAAAGACCTCATGCCGCCAGCCCGTCAGGGCGGCAACGTCGCGCTCCCCTGCGGCGATGGCATCCAGGTCAGCGCTGGGGGCAATCAGCTTGGCGGCGACGCCGGCGGATTCGGTCTTGGCCTTCAGCAAGACCCGCAGCAGATCCGACAACGCCGGGTTAACCTGCATCTTTTCCCGGCTGCGATCTGCCCTGGGGTGTTTGTCAGCCGGGCAGTTAATGCCCTTGGCGACAGCCTGCAAAATGCCTTCGGCAATGGCCCCTTTGCGGGCCTCACGCAGCAACAGGCGGGAACCACCCAGATCGGCACCGGTGCGTGGCTTGGTCGAGGCCAGCTCAACCAGTGCGTCATCCTTGAACACCCGGTTGCGCGGAACATTGTTGGTCTGGGCGTAGTCTTCACGAAAGGCCGCCAGTTCCCGGACCACAGCCAGGAACTTCCCCGAGGAGGTGCGGGTTTTGACCCGGCGCCACGCCTCTTGTGGCTGAATGTCATAGGTCGCAGGATCGGTCAGCACCTGCAATTCTTCGGCAACCCAGTGCGAGCGCCCGCTGCGCTCCAGATCGGCGGCGAGAAATTCATAAACCCGCCGTAGATGGGTCACATCCGCCAGCGCATAGGTCTGCTGGGCTTCGCTCAAAGGACGCCGCGACCAATCGGTAAAGCGCGAGCTCTTGTCGACGCCTTCCTTGACGATCTTGCGCACCAGAGTTTCATAGCCGACCTGATCGCCAAAGCCGCAGACCATGGCCGCAACCTGGGTATCAAACAGCGGCTTGGGAAAAACACTGGCATCGACCCAGAAGATCTCCAGATCTTGCCGGGCAGCGTGGAACACCTTGACCACAGATTCATCGCGAAACAGCGTATAAAGCGGCTCCAGCGACAGGCCGTCAGACAGTGGATCGACCAACACTGCATCGTTTTCACCATCACCGGAAAAGGCAATCTGGATCAGGCAAAGCTTGGAGTAATAAGTGCGTTCGCGCAGAAACTCGGTATCCACCGTCACGTAGGGATAGTTTGCCGCCTCTTCACAAAAGGCCTGCAGCTCGTCGGTGGTGGTCAGAGTTTTCATATATCACGACTTTTCTGGTGTTCTGGTCCAAAGGAATGGCCATGGTGATACGCCTTTGATGCCAACAATGCAAACCGCCAGATCAGCCCTGCAGCAACACCGGGCTACGGTCCCCCGCCGCAAAGCGTCGCAGTACCGCCGGGTAGAGCCGATGCTCCTGCACCAGCACCCGCGCCGCCAGATCCTCGGGGGTATCTCCGGGCAAGACAGGCACCCGCGCCTGGCCCAAAATGGGCCCGTCATCCAGCGCCGGGGTGACCTCGTGCACCGTGCAGCCATGCTCTGCATCGCCCGCTTCCAGGGCGCGCGCATGGGTGTGCAGGCCCTTGTATTTGGGCAGCAAGGACGGGTGAATATTCAGCATGCGGCCCTGAAAATGTGCCACAAACCCCGCGGTCAGAACCCGCATGAACCCGGCCAGGCAAACAATATCTGCGCCAGCCTCAAGAATGGGCTTTACCAGCTCAGCCTCAAAGGCGGCGCGATCGCCCTTGAACGGGCGGTGGTCCACCGCCGCCGTGGCAATGCCCGCAGCGGCGGCCTTTTTCAGCCCGCCAGCCTCGGCGTCGTTTGACATTACCAGACAGGGGCGGGCCGGATGGTCGCCCGTCATGCTCTCGATCAGCGCCACCATGTTGGAGCCGCCGCCCGAGACCAGAATGGCCACCTTTTTCTTGTCACTCACAGCAGCTTGCCCGTGTGCAGCTTTCCTGTGTAGCGCATGCCAGCACCAGCCGTCACCGTGCCAAGACGGCTGACGGTTTCGCCTTCGTCCTGCAGAATGTCGACCAGCTCATCGGCGCGATCCGCGGACACCGACAGGATCATACCAATGCCGCAGTTAAAGGTCTTTAGCATCTCAGCCTCGGCGATACCGCCTACCTCGGCCATCCATTTGAACACACCGGGCAGCTCCCAGCTGTCCAGGTCGATATCGGCGCCCAGATCTTCGGGCAGCACCCGTGGCAGGTTTTCCGTGAGACCACCGCCGGTGATATGGGCCAGCGCATGCACCCCCCCTGCCCGCACTGCGGCCAGGCTTTGTTTCACATACAAACGCGTCGGCGTCAGCAGCGCCTCGCCCAGGGTGCCGTCGCTAAAGGGCGAATCCGCCTCCCAGCCAAGGCCGGACAATTCAACAATCTTGCGCACCAGCGAATAGCCATTGGAATGCACCCCATCCGAGGCCAGCCCCAACAGCACATCACCCTCAACGACGCCCGCAGGCAAGGCGGTGCCGCGCTCCATCGCGCCCACGGCAAAGCCCGCGAGATCAAAATCTCCCTCGGGATACATGCCCGGCATTTCAGCGGTTTCACCGCCAATCAGCGCGCAGCCGGAGCGCACACAGCCCTCGGCGATGCCTTCGATGATCCGCGCAGCGGTTTCTGTTTCCAGCTTGCCGGTGGCAAAATAGTCTAGGAAAAACAGTGGTTCAGCGCCCTGACAAACCAGATCGTTGACACACATGGCGACCAGATCAATGCCAACGCCGTCGACCACACCGGTGTCGATGGCGATACGCAGCTTGGTGCCGACCCCATCAGTGGCGCCAACCAGGATCGGATCACTATAGCCCGCATCCTTGAGGTCAAACAGCGCGCCAAAGCCGCCAAGGCCGCTCATCACGCCGGAGCGATTGGTGCGCTTGGCGGCGGGCTTGATGCGATCCACCAGGGCATTGCCCGCGTCAATATCCACACCTGCATCCGCATAGGTCAAACCGTTCTTGCCGCTGGTCATCTCTTGGCTCCTTAAAACTGGTTGCGCAGCCTTTATCGCAAGGCTCACCGGAAAGAAACAAGGGAATCCACCGTGCGCGACCTGTCGCACGGTGGAGCGGCCCAATCGGCCGTGAGATCAGAGACCAAATTGCCACGGTGCCGGTTGATATGCGTAGCCTTCCGTCTGACGCAGCACCCGGCCAAGACCCGGGAAGTCGATATGGCTGCCGGTCAGCAACAGCCCATCGGCGGCGGCGCGATCCAGCATTTTGTGACGGGTCGCCGCCGTCTGCTCTGGGTCAGTGTCAAAGGCGATGGTCCAATCCGGATAGGCAAATTGCAGCGCAGTACTGTGGATGATGTCGCCCCAGAACAACAGCTGCTGCCCACCACTGTCCAGCATATAGCCCGTATGTCCAGGGGTATGCCCCGGCAACGGCAGGGCGGTGAAACCCGACAAAACAGAGGCTTCGCCCGCAATAAGCCGCAGCCGGTTCTGATAGGGGGCAACCGTCATGCGTGCCATCTGGAAAAACCCGCGGCTGCTTTCCGGAACCGAGGCCATGATGGCGTCGTCATGCCAAAACTCCCATTCCACCTGTGACACCACCAGCTCTGCATTTGCAAACACCGCCGTGCCATCGGCTGCAACCAACCCGCCTGCGTGGTCCGGATGCATATGGGTCAGCAATACCGTGGAAATCTCGCTGGGGTTCACCCCCATGGCGGCCAATCCGGCGCCCATTGCGCCCAAACTTGGCCCCATCAGATCCGCGGTGCCTGCATCAATCAGGATTTTTTTGTCGCCAAGCTCCACCAGATAGGCCTGCACCGGGATCTGTAGCCCCGCAGGGGTCATCTGGTGCAATCCCCTGGCCAGGGCCACATTCGCCTTATCCGCATCAAAATTGGCAAAAAGCTGCGTCCCCAAGGGCAAATGCCCATCCAACAACACTGTCACACGAGCCTCCCCAATGGAAAACTGGTGCAGAACGGGAGGCAACCCTGTCACCGGCTCCGTGACCTGAGCAGTATCCTGAGCCTGGGCCTGACCCGAAACCAAGGCAGCAGCAGGCGCCGCTGTAAGGGCGCCCAGTAGGGTTCTACGATTGATCGTCATAAGGTTCTCCAATATGATTTAGACCTAGTCTTGGCCTCACCCCCGACTTAGTTTGCCGAAACAGGCCTATGTAGGCATAAATTGCCTATCCCCCTTATAAGCAGGACTTATAGCAAAATGGATCGACTGGGATTGCTGGAAAGCTTTATCATCGCCCTGGACGAAGGCAGCTTGAACCGCGCAGCGCAGCGCCGTGGCATCAGCCAGCCCGCCATGAGCCTCCAAATCAAGCAGCTCGAAACCCTGTTGGGCCATGAGTTGCTGCATCGCACCTCAACAGGGGTAAAACCGACTCGCCCTGGCGAGCTGGTCTATACCCAGGCCCAGGGTCTACTGTCCGGCTATGACCTGATGTGCGCCGAGCTGAGCGCGCTGAAAGAGAGTCTCTCCGGCACTTTTCGGGTCAACACCAGTACCTTTTTTGGCCGCATTATTCTTGGTCCTGTGCTGCTGGAGGTCAATCAGACATACCCCGACCTGAATATCGTGATGAAACTGGAAGACCGGCTGGTCGATGTCCTGCGCGAAAATGTGGATCTGGCGATCCGCTCTGGAACGCTGGGCGACAGCGATGGCGCCGCCCGTAAGATCGCCCAGATGGAAACCGTGCTTTTTGCCACCCCCAGTTATCTAGATCAGGTGGGACGCCCCAGCACGCCAGAGGACCTGAAGCGGCTGAAGTTCATTCAGCATCACGAAGATCAGACCGGCGGCTTTTTCCCGCTGACCCTGGACGGCGTGGAGTATCAGGCGCCGGTCCATGTGGGGTTCACCGCCGATGACCCTGATTTGATCATCCGCGCGGTGGCGAACCACACCGGATATGCCCGCGCCCCACGGCTGTTTCTCGATGAGGCCTTGCTGGAAGGGCGGTTTGAGGAAGTTCTGCCCGCATATCAGCCCCAGCCCAAAGACATCTATGCCGTGTACCCCTCGCGCCATAGCTATGACAAACGCCACGAGGTTGTGGTCACGGCGCTTTTGGAGCGGATTGAGGCCCTGCAACAGGATTCCATTGCCCGACGTTACCCGGCGACTGCAATCATGGCTTGACCTTCCTGCGGGCATTTTCTAACCACGTCCTCAGGCGGGCCTGTAGCTCAACGGTTAGAGCAGAGCGCTCATAACGCTTTGGTTGCGGGTTCAAATCCTGCCGGGCCTACCAAACTTTCCAGTGACTTAGCTGAAACCGCCGATTTGCCAAAAAGGTTCATTGAACCGAGTTTTGGTTTTGGAGGTAACATCGGGCGGATTTCTATGCGAATCCGCCCTGATCTCGGCAGCGCAACCTCAAGCATTTTATCACATATTATCGATGCCTGACAGCAGTAGGCAAAGCCCGTGAGATTTTTGAATGGATCCCGCCCACCGCAGCGCAGGTGGGCACAACATTTTCAATACTCCCCCAAGCGTAGGTCTCAAAACTCTCTTCTCATGCCCATTGCTTTGCGAGTCTTTCAAATTTTCCAGATGTAAGACAGCCCCGTTCTCCCGCTTAGGGCCGTGTCAAATAGGATTGCTGCATTCCTTCAGTCGCACGGCGCGCCGAGGGAAAAAAGAAGCAAAGACATTGGCAAGATTTTTCCATTTCGTGCTCCTCCTTGCGAGAGCACGAAATGGAAAACGTGCCGAAGAAAAACATATGCACTGGCCGAAATACCTTCTGCTGCTCAGGACAGCCAGTAGCATCACACGCTTGGAAAAAAGGAGGGAGACCGAGCGCTTGAAGCCGCCACGAACGGCGGTAACATAAGGTTAGATCAATGGAAAAACTCTACTCCACACCCTCGATTTTTTCGAAGGACGCTTCCCTCAATATCGTTCGAATTTTCTTCACCGCATTCGGTGAAGCCACGCAGAACGCCATTCTCTTGCTGGGAGGCCCAAACGCCCACCGTCGTTGCCTTCGGCTGTTCACTTCCCTCCGAGAATCTAAGACCCTAAGGCGAACCGTTGAAACAGTTTCGTCGAAATTATTCCGACCCAAGCCGTGGCCCGACCGGCAAAGGCGTCGCCAAGTATCAGGCCTTGAAACATACCTGCCAAGCCTGCCCATCTAAGATGAAGTGCTGCCCAAAAGCAGATGCGCGCAAGATCACCCGCGAAGAACATGAAGATGCCCGACAGGTCGCCCGCGATATCGCAAAAACTAAGCAATATGCGATCTCAATGCGGCTGCGAAAGAAGGTCGAGATGCTCTTCGCACACCTCAAACGCATCCTGGGGCTGGGACGGCTCCGAATACGAGGACCATGCGGAGCAAATGACGAATTCCTGCTTGCCGCCACCGCCCAAAATCTCCGCAAACTAGCCAAGATCTTTCCTGCATCGCAGCAAGCGCGCAAGGCCTGACAGGAAAGGCGCTCGGGTCGCCCTGAGAACCAATCATTCTGTATCAGCAAGACGTTGTTTTTCCACAGAATCCGCGGAAACCAGACATTCACTGCGCTCTGCACCGAGGTCCGCTGTGCAGCCACGCCCGACCATTAAGAATAATTGACGAAGGTCGGGATGTCTTGAAAAACTCACAAAATTATGACGAATCTACCTTCTCAATTAGTATGCTATTATCGCCTCATACTTCTTCTGAAGCGTCTCAAAGCTGCAGGCACGCCGATTGGGCCCAAACTGTTAGTTGCTGTTAAAAGCATTTGCGCGATTGCGAGGAAAACTGGAACGAGGATGGATAGCGCGAGGATAAGTGGGCTCGCAATCGAGCGATCAATCCAATTAGGCGCGATCTCGATACGATCTTCTCCACCCAAATAGCTAACGGATATCTTTGAAGGTCCTGTTTCGGAAACTAAAGAAACTTGGAAGTTCTTCGGGCCATGCTGGCTTGGTAACACGTATCCGTACACACGCGTTTGGCTTTGTTCTTTCCCATCATCTCGGAAAACCCCAACCTTTTCGCCTGGCCTAAAACTCCCATTTTTGATGATCTCAGTTGCATTCATCAGGAACGGCTTTTCTCGGATATCGTACGCGCCTGAAGTCAGAAGCTTTGTTTCACCTGTCGCCGCAACCTGTCCTAGGTGAGCAAAGCCGGAAAACGACAACGCACCCAATGCTGACCATTCGGCTCGTGGCAAATGGAGTATTGTGCCTGATTTATACTCAGCGACATTTTTCAGAAGGATTTCAAGCGAGCCTTCCTCGTTCGTCGATACAACAATATGGCTGCCATCTTGCCACTTCAGACTC from Phaeobacter sp. G2 encodes the following:
- a CDS encoding glutathione S-transferase family protein; this translates as MPKLYHSPNTRSSRVISQLMLMGKLDAVEVICVDVVKNDGTGRRDPMNAHPEGKVPYLITDEGETIRESGAIMMYLDELFGQPLSPKIGAPGRGSYLSWICYYGGVLEPALVAQFAEVNHPALVGTFRTLTEVGAQLETGLRDGPFLLGDDLTVADLIMASAFLWAPHLMPDSAVVKAWVARVAAAQDSTAMEAFEAEALQNLEVKASA
- a CDS encoding YafY family transcriptional regulator — its product is MAKSDRLFRLLHLIRGLTPPVTAARLAAAMEVSERTIYRDIDSLRAAGARIEGEAGLGYTMVEDPALPPQTFTQIEIEALTLGLAEVGQRGDSDLAQAASDALVKILATLPERQQRQAMHAVNLAHRFTAPQTPTIDMTLLREAMWAEEALEIGYRDLKDAQTRRRIYPLALSYHDHAVMLLAWCCKRADFRMFHVTRIDGYAKTGESFRPRRVSLLRDYIAQLQARGKTRQALTCDPDKTPPR
- a CDS encoding SufE family protein — translated: MASAAFEEIVEDFEFLEDWEDRYRHVIEQGKAMEPLEEALKVPATKVDGCASQVWLHPTISDGRFHFDGESDALIVRGLIAVLRSLYNGLTLAEVVAVDARAELERLGLNEHLSAQRSNGVRAMIERIRDTAAAQL
- the rnd gene encoding ribonuclease D, which translates into the protein MKTLTTTDELQAFCEEAANYPYVTVDTEFLRERTYYSKLCLIQIAFSGDGENDAVLVDPLSDGLSLEPLYTLFRDESVVKVFHAARQDLEIFWVDASVFPKPLFDTQVAAMVCGFGDQVGYETLVRKIVKEGVDKSSRFTDWSRRPLSEAQQTYALADVTHLRRVYEFLAADLERSGRSHWVAEELQVLTDPATYDIQPQEAWRRVKTRTSSGKFLAVVRELAAFREDYAQTNNVPRNRVFKDDALVELASTKPRTGADLGGSRLLLREARKGAIAEGILQAVAKGINCPADKHPRADRSREKMQVNPALSDLLRVLLKAKTESAGVAAKLIAPSADLDAIAAGERDVAALTGWRHEVFGEDALRLCNGEIALAAKGQSVKVVAL
- the purN gene encoding phosphoribosylglycinamide formyltransferase, with product MVALIESMTGDHPARPCLVMSNDAEAGGLKKAAAAGIATAAVDHRPFKGDRAAFEAELVKPILEAGADIVCLAGFMRVLTAGFVAHFQGRMLNIHPSLLPKYKGLHTHARALEAGDAEHGCTVHEVTPALDDGPILGQARVPVLPGDTPEDLAARVLVQEHRLYPAVLRRFAAGDRSPVLLQG
- the purM gene encoding phosphoribosylformylglycinamidine cyclo-ligase gives rise to the protein MTSGKNGLTYADAGVDIDAGNALVDRIKPAAKRTNRSGVMSGLGGFGALFDLKDAGYSDPILVGATDGVGTKLRIAIDTGVVDGVGIDLVAMCVNDLVCQGAEPLFFLDYFATGKLETETAARIIEGIAEGCVRSGCALIGGETAEMPGMYPEGDFDLAGFAVGAMERGTALPAGVVEGDVLLGLASDGVHSNGYSLVRKIVELSGLGWEADSPFSDGTLGEALLTPTRLYVKQSLAAVRAGGVHALAHITGGGLTENLPRVLPEDLGADIDLDSWELPGVFKWMAEVGGIAEAEMLKTFNCGIGMILSVSADRADELVDILQDEGETVSRLGTVTAGAGMRYTGKLHTGKLL
- a CDS encoding MBL fold metallo-hydrolase; translated protein: MTINRRTLLGALTAAPAAALVSGQAQAQDTAQVTEPVTGLPPVLHQFSIGEARVTVLLDGHLPLGTQLFANFDADKANVALARGLHQMTPAGLQIPVQAYLVELGDKKILIDAGTADLMGPSLGAMGAGLAAMGVNPSEISTVLLTHMHPDHAGGLVAADGTAVFANAELVVSQVEWEFWHDDAIMASVPESSRGFFQMARMTVAPYQNRLRLIAGEASVLSGFTALPLPGHTPGHTGYMLDSGGQQLLFWGDIIHSTALQFAYPDWTIAFDTDPEQTAATRHKMLDRAAADGLLLTGSHIDFPGLGRVLRQTEGYAYQPAPWQFGL
- a CDS encoding LysR family transcriptional regulator, which gives rise to MDRLGLLESFIIALDEGSLNRAAQRRGISQPAMSLQIKQLETLLGHELLHRTSTGVKPTRPGELVYTQAQGLLSGYDLMCAELSALKESLSGTFRVNTSTFFGRIILGPVLLEVNQTYPDLNIVMKLEDRLVDVLRENVDLAIRSGTLGDSDGAARKIAQMETVLFATPSYLDQVGRPSTPEDLKRLKFIQHHEDQTGGFFPLTLDGVEYQAPVHVGFTADDPDLIIRAVANHTGYARAPRLFLDEALLEGRFEEVLPAYQPQPKDIYAVYPSRHSYDKRHEVVVTALLERIEALQQDSIARRYPATAIMA